The genomic region ATGACGACGCCACCCCCGACCGCCCCGCCCCGGAGCAGCGGCCGCTGTCACGCGCGGAGGAGCAGGCGGCCGCGCGCGCCCGCGCCACCCAGCAGCAGACCTGGGTGGACCTGCAGGTACGCCGCGCGATGGACCGCGGCGACTTCGACGACCTCCCCGGCGCCGGGCGCCCGATCGAGGGGCTCGGCGCCGAGCACGACCCGGACTGGTGGATCAAGGGACTCATCGAGCGCGAGCGGGTGGTCGTGCTGCCGCCCAGCGTCGAGCTGCGCAAGGAGGACGCCGGGCTCGACGACCACCTCGACACGCTCACCACCGAGGGCCAGGTCCGCGAGCACCTCGAGGACTTCAACTCCCGGGTGATCGCCGCGCGCTACCGGCTCCCGGAGGGCCCGCCGCTGATCACGATGCCGCGCGACGTGGAGGCTGAGATCGTGGCCTGGCACGAGCGGCGGGCGGTGCGACGCCTCGACCAGCGCGCGAGGCTCGACCGACGCGACGACCAGCCGGCACGCAGGCGCCGTTGGTGGCGGCGACGCTGAGAGACATGCCTCATACCGGGCCGTCGCCACCCGCTGCTACCTTCCCGCCATGTCGAGCACCCAGAGTCCCAAGGACTTCTTCCGACCCCTGGCCGTCGGTGCCCCCGAGCCGCTGCGCGAGGTGCCGGCGCGGCCGAGCCGGGCCATCCACTTCTTCGACCCGAGCAACCCCAAGATGGCCGCGAAGGTGCCGGACATGGTCGGCACCGTCGACGTGCTGCTGGGC from Nocardioides sp. dk884 harbors:
- a CDS encoding DUF1992 domain-containing protein; protein product: MTGTDPEHDDATPDRPAPEQRPLSRAEEQAAARARATQQQTWVDLQVRRAMDRGDFDDLPGAGRPIEGLGAEHDPDWWIKGLIERERVVVLPPSVELRKEDAGLDDHLDTLTTEGQVREHLEDFNSRVIAARYRLPEGPPLITMPRDVEAEIVAWHERRAVRRLDQRARLDRRDDQPARRRRWWRRR